A genomic stretch from Canis lupus baileyi chromosome 3, mCanLup2.hap1, whole genome shotgun sequence includes:
- the TMEM225 gene encoding transmembrane protein 225 isoform X3, whose amino-acid sequence MLHYSLARSFCFPTDGLEVVRIMMILCLSLSFVHNLFLGLEFTYFIPQTKYVFFITVFLSFFTGILLLCALILYQLKLKQGQSVYYSTYKITWIIFTAYLSVSFFMASGILSLLECKKSTSACACATLIHTPERESEDIEESESSVKIVSLPENAAAPRSIVHTREGSPNRPQLQTRRVTWAL is encoded by the exons CTTCTGCTTTCCAACAGATGGCCTGGAAGTGGTCAGGATCATGATGATTTTGTGTCTCAGCCTTTCCTTTGTCCATAACTTGTTCCTGGGTTTGGAATTTACCTATTTCATTCCTCAAACTAAATATGTCTTCTTCATCactgtcttcctcagtttcttcacag GTATCCTTTTGCTCTGTGCACTCATACTGTATCAGCTAAAGCTAAAGCAAGGTCAATCCGTGTACTACTCTACTTACAAGATCACCTGGATCATTTTCACTGCCTACTTAAGTGTTTCCTTCTTTATGGCCTCTG gaattctctctctcctagaGTGTAAAAAGTCCACCAGTGCTTGTGCCTGCGCGACCCTCATCCATACACCTGAAAGAGAAAGTGAGGACATAGAGGAATCTGAGAGTTCTGTAAAAATTGTTTCCTTACCAGAAAATGCAGCAGCGCCTCGTAGTATTGTTCATACAAGGGAAGGTTCTCCAAACAGACCACAACTCCAAACTCGTCGTGTAACCTGGGCTCTATGA